In Francisella hispaniensis FSC454, a genomic segment contains:
- a CDS encoding MFS transporter yields MDKNKIAAYTIGLVMLIELIDGSALNTALPQIANDLHVNAITLKVAITVYLLALGLFIPASGWISDKIGSKNLLLLSITGFMLSSIACGLSTNLISLVIFRAIQGAFGAFTAPVARLAMVRIYKNDVLTAMSIVAVIAALGPMLGPLFGGAITTHIGWRMIFFINVPIGVIAITLIYLYLPNITSLTLQKFDFKGFIIIGTSIALILFFIDLLIDTHLAHIKWLLLISAVFLFGIYIRHAQRLKDNAVINLTIFNNRCFRYFTIISSTSRLLVMGMSFIFPLYLQTKQGFSAFESGLFLMFFLIPAWFVKKFVKQVLARLHFYKFFIICLCLMSTTYLGIGWVFIHFNLLIFAILLSMLGFCFGMFTMISNAGIYNSIQNDNYMSAATVINSSIIQLTNAFAISWVGIVLATFSGISHINFDSIISLSAFAAVQFTYSIGLLVILIYVIFYRPNNLNSVPIS; encoded by the coding sequence CATGTAAATGCTATAACTCTAAAAGTAGCAATTACTGTTTATTTGCTTGCTTTGGGATTATTTATTCCAGCATCTGGATGGATATCAGATAAAATTGGCAGCAAAAATCTATTACTACTCTCAATCACTGGCTTTATGCTCTCATCTATAGCATGTGGGCTATCGACTAATCTTATTAGCCTGGTTATCTTTAGAGCTATTCAAGGTGCTTTTGGTGCTTTTACCGCACCTGTTGCCCGTTTAGCAATGGTTAGAATCTACAAAAATGATGTACTCACAGCAATGTCGATAGTTGCTGTAATAGCAGCGTTAGGACCAATGCTTGGACCTTTATTTGGAGGAGCGATTACTACTCATATTGGCTGGAGAATGATTTTTTTCATCAATGTCCCAATTGGTGTAATAGCTATAACTTTGATCTATCTATATCTACCTAACATTACTTCTCTCACATTACAAAAATTTGATTTCAAAGGCTTTATCATTATTGGTACATCTATCGCACTAATATTGTTTTTTATAGACTTACTGATAGATACTCACCTTGCTCATATAAAATGGTTGCTACTTATCTCTGCAGTTTTCCTTTTTGGTATATACATACGCCATGCTCAGCGTTTGAAAGATAATGCTGTTATTAACTTAACTATTTTTAATAATCGTTGTTTTAGGTATTTTACTATAATTAGTTCAACCTCAAGACTTTTAGTAATGGGGATGTCGTTTATTTTTCCACTATATCTACAAACCAAGCAAGGCTTTAGTGCTTTTGAATCAGGGTTATTCTTAATGTTCTTTTTGATCCCCGCTTGGTTTGTTAAAAAGTTTGTAAAACAAGTTTTAGCTAGACTACACTTTTATAAGTTTTTTATTATTTGCCTATGTCTAATGTCAACTACATATTTAGGTATTGGCTGGGTTTTTATTCATTTTAACTTGTTAATTTTCGCGATACTATTGAGTATGCTTGGTTTTTGCTTTGGGATGTTCACAATGATTAGTAATGCTGGGATATATAACTCTATACAAAATGATAATTATATGAGCGCAGCAACTGTCATAAATAGTTCGATAATCCAACTCACAAATGCATTTGCTATTTCTTGGGTTGGAATAGTTCTGGCTACTTTTTCAGGAATTAGTCATATTAATTTCGATTCCATAATATCACTATCAGCTTTTGCAGCAGTTCAATTTACATACTCTATCGGGCTTTTAGTGATTTTAATTTATGTAATATTTTATAGGCCCAATAATTTAAATAGTGTACCAATATCTTAG
- a CDS encoding leucyl aminopeptidase has translation MKIVVNNQSTLAAELMIVAQENLQKLVEQTKCPNSKTLLVRNVFKAKSGEVLPLLHGDKVVILLGLGLRQDFIASEYDKIIAKAAEQLKKLAIKEISVDIDYAFENGNAKQFTLDTVRALISETYVFDQLKTEKENYSLEQIELVYSGDQDIEDSAKIGSAIACGQNYAKDLQNLPANICTTDYMLNEARELTSKYATFSLDYLDQDAMAELGMGCALAVGRGSDMSNYTVCMEYKGSNEGDAPIVLVGKGLVFDNGGICIKQAAGMDSMKMDMGGAATVMGTMKAIAMLNLPINVVGVMGLAENAIDARSYRPGDVLKSMKGITVEVSNTDAEGRLVLCDTLTYIGKYKPKAVIDLATLTGAMIISLGDAYSGMFANSDKLANSLEQAANASNDLIWRLPLHKPYLKKIESKVADMDNCGRDRSAGSIVAALFLSKFTEDYEWAHLDIAGSAMGDFASCKASGRPVPLLVHYLISQAK, from the coding sequence ATGAAAATAGTTGTTAATAACCAATCGACATTAGCTGCTGAGCTAATGATAGTTGCTCAAGAAAACTTACAAAAGCTAGTTGAGCAAACAAAATGCCCAAATTCAAAAACATTGCTTGTTAGAAATGTTTTTAAAGCAAAATCTGGCGAAGTTTTGCCTTTATTACATGGTGATAAAGTAGTTATTCTTTTAGGTTTAGGTTTAAGGCAGGATTTTATTGCTTCAGAGTATGACAAAATCATTGCTAAAGCAGCAGAACAGCTCAAAAAGTTAGCTATCAAAGAAATTTCTGTAGATATTGATTATGCGTTTGAAAATGGTAATGCTAAGCAGTTTACTTTAGATACAGTTAGAGCTTTAATATCTGAAACTTATGTTTTTGATCAATTAAAAACCGAGAAAGAAAACTACTCGTTAGAACAAATTGAATTAGTTTACTCAGGTGATCAGGATATAGAAGACTCAGCAAAAATAGGTTCAGCTATTGCTTGTGGTCAAAATTATGCAAAGGACTTGCAAAATCTTCCAGCAAATATATGTACTACTGATTATATGCTAAACGAAGCAAGAGAGCTAACATCAAAATATGCAACATTTAGCCTTGATTACCTTGATCAAGATGCTATGGCAGAGTTGGGTATGGGATGTGCTTTAGCTGTAGGTCGTGGTTCTGATATGTCTAATTATACTGTGTGTATGGAGTATAAGGGTAGTAATGAAGGCGATGCTCCTATAGTCTTAGTCGGTAAAGGCTTAGTTTTTGATAATGGAGGCATTTGTATCAAACAAGCAGCTGGTATGGATTCGATGAAAATGGATATGGGCGGTGCTGCAACTGTAATGGGAACTATGAAAGCTATAGCAATGCTAAATCTACCAATAAACGTTGTTGGAGTTATGGGACTTGCAGAAAATGCCATTGATGCAAGGTCTTATCGACCTGGTGATGTGCTAAAGAGTATGAAAGGTATCACTGTTGAGGTTAGTAATACAGATGCTGAAGGTAGGCTAGTTTTGTGTGATACACTCACTTATATTGGTAAATATAAGCCTAAGGCAGTGATTGATTTAGCAACGTTAACTGGTGCTATGATTATCTCTTTAGGAGATGCCTACTCTGGGATGTTTGCTAATAGTGATAAGTTAGCTAATAGCCTTGAACAAGCAGCTAATGCTTCTAATGATTTAATTTGGAGATTACCTTTACATAAACCATATCTTAAAAAAATAGAAAGTAAAGTTGCTGATATGGATAATTGTGGTCGTGATAGGTCTGCAGGTTCAATAGTTGCTGCATTATTTTTATCAAAATTTACTGAAGATTACGAGTGGGCGCACCTTGATATTGCTGGTTCTGCAATGGGAGATTTTGCAAGCTGTAAAGCCTCAGGTAGGCCTGTTCCGTTATTAGTTCATTATCTGATATCTCAAGCGAAATAA
- a CDS encoding thiamine diphosphokinase, translating to MSEAILFLNGRVDLLFCEKYIEDNFAKLDIFCADGAYQKVKESLHLNSKIKKVIGDFDSFVVSESDLFLTDTDQYSTDFEKSLNYLISLGISKVFVFGASEGEMDHFLCNISIAKNYKQKIEIEFIDIYSRYFFIPKKFAVSGVVGKMFSVMPFGYAENIYYNGLRYPLSGESLSIDTTTGARNYATEDKVEISYSGGDILLFISHAKYKDRLNAIL from the coding sequence ATGTCTGAAGCAATACTTTTTCTAAATGGTAGAGTGGATCTGTTATTTTGTGAGAAATATATCGAAGATAATTTTGCAAAACTTGATATATTTTGTGCTGATGGAGCTTATCAAAAAGTTAAAGAATCATTACATTTAAACTCAAAAATAAAAAAAGTAATTGGAGATTTTGACTCATTTGTTGTATCAGAAAGTGATTTGTTTTTAACTGATACTGATCAATATTCGACTGATTTTGAGAAATCTCTTAATTATTTGATTTCTCTTGGAATTTCAAAGGTCTTTGTATTTGGTGCTTCTGAAGGCGAGATGGATCATTTTTTATGTAATATCAGCATTGCTAAAAACTATAAGCAAAAGATAGAGATTGAGTTTATAGATATTTATTCAAGGTATTTTTTTATACCTAAAAAGTTTGCTGTAAGCGGTGTTGTTGGTAAGATGTTTTCTGTTATGCCTTTTGGATATGCAGAGAATATATATTATAATGGTTTAAGGTATCCTTTAAGCGGCGAGAGCTTAAGTATAGATACTACTACAGGCGCAAGAAATTATGCTACAGAGGATAAGGTTGAAATATCTTATTCAGGTGGAGATATTTTATTGTTTATATCACATGCAAAATATAAGGATAGATTAAATGCTATTTTGTGA
- the uvrA gene encoding excinuclease ABC subunit UvrA: MKKIIIKGAKTHNLKNIDVEIPRDKLTVITGLSGSGKSSLAFDTLYAEGQRRYVESLSSYARQFLSMMDKPDVEHIEGLSPAISIDQKTTSHNPRSTVGTVTEIYDYLRVFFARAGTPKCPIHQIELKAQTISQIVDKILEFDEDSRLMILAPIISQKKGTHHTLLDKILAQGYIRVRINGEFYNLDEDYPELDRYKKHNIDVVVDRFKPKKDNEQRIAESIETTLDLGNGIVKLADMANQTGDDILFSSKHACPLCDFALKELSPRIFSFNSPLGACSSCDGLGVKEFFDEQKVIIDPSISLKHGAIAKWNKTNQYYFSQLESLATHYKFSLDEQFEKLPKKIQEIILYGSGDEAIVMSVDSIRGGRQTRIKPFEGVIPHFERRYYESDSDMVKKDLYELMSNLECKSCNGARINEYARNIFITDKNIADVCALPIDELLKWLDSLKFVGQQQVIAENLLKEIKLRVEFLANVGLEYLSLARQADTLSGGEAQRIRLASQIGAGLVGVMYILDEPSIGLHQRDNQRLLDALHNLKNLGNTVIVVEHDEDAIRQADYIIDMGPMAGVHGGEVVAAGSYETILKSKKSLTADYLSGRRKIEVPKTRLKASKNRYLEINGAVGNNLQGDNLKIPLGALTCVTGVSGSGKSTLINRTLYPLASRLLNRSTLVPMPYSSHKGFNHLDKVIDIDQSPIGRTPRSNPATYTGVFTPIRELFAATSEARARGYSAGRFSFNVRGGRCEACQGDGVIKVEMHFLADVYVACDVCQGKRYNRETLAVQYKGKNIYEVLEMTVEEALEFYDAVPSIKTKLEALMNVGLSYIKLGQSATTLSGGEAQRVKLAKELSKRSTGKTLYILDEPTTGLHFYDIHQLLKVIMDLRDRGNTVVIIEHNLDVIKMADWLVDLGPEGGGKGGQIIFEGTPEDIVKCKKSYTGKYIKDLL; this comes from the coding sequence ATGAAAAAAATTATCATCAAGGGCGCAAAAACCCATAACCTAAAAAATATTGATGTTGAGATACCACGAGATAAGCTAACTGTTATCACAGGATTAAGCGGCTCTGGTAAATCATCATTAGCTTTCGATACTTTATATGCTGAAGGCCAAAGAAGGTATGTTGAGTCATTATCTTCATATGCAAGGCAATTTTTATCAATGATGGATAAACCAGATGTTGAACATATAGAAGGACTTTCACCAGCTATTTCAATAGATCAAAAGACAACATCTCATAATCCAAGATCTACGGTTGGAACTGTAACAGAGATATACGATTATCTGCGAGTATTTTTTGCGCGAGCTGGTACACCAAAATGTCCCATACACCAAATAGAACTGAAGGCTCAAACTATTAGCCAAATAGTTGATAAAATTTTGGAGTTTGATGAAGATTCAAGATTGATGATATTAGCGCCAATTATTTCTCAAAAAAAAGGTACACATCATACTTTGCTAGATAAGATATTAGCACAAGGGTATATTCGCGTGCGTATAAACGGTGAGTTTTATAACCTTGATGAAGATTATCCGGAATTAGATCGTTATAAAAAACATAATATTGATGTAGTAGTTGATAGATTTAAACCCAAAAAAGATAACGAGCAACGTATTGCTGAATCAATAGAAACAACTTTAGATCTAGGCAATGGTATTGTCAAATTAGCAGATATGGCGAATCAAACTGGAGATGATATCTTATTTTCATCAAAACATGCTTGTCCTTTATGCGATTTTGCACTTAAAGAATTATCACCAAGAATTTTCTCTTTTAATAGTCCATTGGGTGCTTGCAGTAGTTGTGATGGGCTAGGAGTTAAAGAGTTTTTTGATGAGCAAAAGGTTATTATAGATCCATCAATTTCACTTAAGCATGGTGCTATAGCTAAGTGGAATAAAACTAATCAATACTATTTTTCTCAATTAGAGTCTTTAGCAACGCACTATAAATTTTCTTTAGATGAGCAATTTGAGAAGCTACCTAAGAAAATTCAAGAAATAATTTTATATGGTTCTGGTGACGAAGCTATCGTAATGAGTGTTGATTCTATCAGAGGGGGTAGACAAACGCGTATTAAACCTTTTGAAGGTGTTATACCTCATTTTGAACGCAGATATTATGAGTCTGATTCAGATATGGTCAAAAAAGATCTTTATGAGCTTATGAGTAACCTTGAATGTAAGTCTTGTAATGGTGCGCGAATTAATGAATACGCACGCAATATATTTATTACTGATAAGAATATAGCTGATGTTTGTGCTTTGCCTATTGATGAGTTATTAAAGTGGTTAGATAGTCTAAAGTTTGTCGGTCAACAACAAGTTATCGCAGAGAATTTACTCAAAGAGATCAAACTAAGAGTAGAGTTTTTGGCAAATGTTGGACTAGAGTATTTAAGCTTAGCAAGACAGGCTGATACTCTCTCTGGTGGTGAGGCTCAGCGTATTCGTTTAGCAAGTCAGATAGGCGCTGGTCTTGTTGGTGTGATGTATATATTAGATGAGCCATCGATTGGTCTTCATCAAAGGGATAATCAACGTTTGCTTGATGCTTTGCATAATCTTAAAAATCTAGGTAATACTGTAATTGTTGTTGAGCATGATGAGGATGCAATTCGCCAAGCAGACTATATAATTGATATGGGACCAATGGCAGGTGTACATGGTGGTGAGGTGGTTGCTGCTGGTAGTTATGAAACTATACTCAAGAGTAAAAAGTCTTTAACGGCAGATTATTTAAGTGGTCGTAGAAAAATTGAAGTTCCTAAAACTAGACTAAAAGCTAGTAAAAATCGTTATCTAGAAATAAATGGTGCAGTTGGTAATAACCTTCAAGGAGATAATCTTAAAATCCCTCTTGGTGCATTGACATGTGTGACAGGTGTCTCAGGATCAGGTAAATCAACGCTTATAAATAGAACACTATATCCTTTGGCATCTCGGTTGTTAAACAGAAGTACTTTAGTGCCAATGCCGTATAGCTCACATAAAGGGTTTAATCACCTTGATAAGGTTATAGACATAGATCAATCACCGATTGGTAGAACTCCACGTTCAAATCCAGCAACTTATACAGGAGTTTTTACACCTATACGTGAACTATTTGCTGCAACATCAGAAGCTCGAGCTAGGGGATATAGTGCTGGAAGATTTAGCTTTAATGTTCGTGGTGGAAGATGTGAAGCATGTCAAGGTGATGGTGTTATAAAAGTAGAGATGCATTTTCTAGCAGATGTATATGTTGCTTGTGATGTTTGTCAAGGTAAGCGCTATAATCGTGAAACTTTAGCAGTGCAATACAAAGGCAAAAATATTTACGAAGTATTAGAAATGACTGTTGAAGAGGCGCTTGAATTTTATGATGCAGTACCAAGTATTAAGACTAAGCTTGAAGCTTTGATGAATGTTGGGCTGTCGTATATTAAGCTAGGTCAAAGTGCAACAACTCTCTCTGGCGGTGAAGCTCAAAGAGTTAAATTAGCAAAAGAATTATCGAAACGTTCAACTGGTAAAACCTTATATATATTAGATGAGCCAACTACTGGTTTACATTTTTATGATATTCATCAACTTCTAAAAGTAATCATGGATCTGCGTGATAGAGGTAATACTGTAGTGATCATTGAGCATAATTTAGATGTGATAAAAATGGCAGATTGGCTTGTTGATCTAGGTCCAGAAGGTGGTGGTAAAGGGGGACAGATAATCTTTGAAGGAACTCCAGAAGATATCGTTAAGTGTAAAAAATCATATACTGGTAAGTACATTAAAGATTTACTCTAG
- the greA gene encoding transcription elongation factor GreA, translating into MANDRVPMTPAGEQALRAELEKLKKIERPAIIEAIAEARDHGDLKENAEYHAARERQGIIEGRIKDIESKLSNAQVIDVTKIQANGMVIFGATVTIMNVDTEEETIYKIVGEDEADIDNNKISVAAPLARALIKKEEGDEVSLDTPKGKVTYEIVAVEYK; encoded by the coding sequence ATGGCAAATGATAGAGTACCTATGACTCCAGCAGGAGAACAAGCTTTAAGGGCTGAGTTAGAAAAGCTAAAAAAAATAGAAAGACCAGCAATTATTGAAGCTATAGCAGAAGCTCGTGATCATGGCGATCTAAAAGAAAATGCTGAATACCATGCTGCTAGAGAAAGACAAGGTATAATCGAAGGTAGAATTAAAGATATCGAGTCAAAGTTATCTAATGCTCAAGTGATTGATGTTACAAAAATTCAAGCAAATGGTATGGTAATATTTGGAGCTACAGTTACAATTATGAATGTTGATACTGAAGAAGAGACCATTTATAAAATAGTCGGTGAAGATGAGGCTGATATAGATAATAATAAAATATCTGTTGCTGCACCTTTAGCTCGTGCTTTAATAAAAAAAGAAGAAGGCGATGAGGTTAGTTTAGATACACCTAAAGGTAAAGTTACATACGAAATCGTAGCTGTAGAATATAAATAA
- the pgi gene encoding glucose-6-phosphate isomerase — protein sequence MLFCDDSKKYLKEQNISFKNEFSKDDKRVEKFSLKHQNIYFDYSKNLINDYILKSLLESVEKSNLKDKIKQMFSGAKINSTEHRAVLHTALRDLSGTPLVVDGQDIRQEVIKEKQRVKDLVEKVVSGQWRGFSGKKITDIINIGIGGSDLGPKMVVRALQPYHSTGLKVHFVSNVDADSLLQALHVVDPETTLFIIASKSFSTEETLLNSISAREWLLDHYEDEKAVANHFVAISSKLDKVKEFGIDLEHCYKMWDWVGGRYSLWSSIGMSIAFAIGYDNFEKLLAGAYSVDKHFKETEFAKNIPVIMALLASYYNCAYNSQSQALLPYDERLCYFVDYLQQADMESNGKSVNVAGKTVNYQTGVVLWGGVGTNGQHAFHQLLHQGNVFIPVDFIAVATSHHSYDNHQQALLANCFAQSQALMFGQSYDMVYNELLKSGLSEIQAKELAVHKVIPGNRPSTTILLDELSPYSLGALIAMYEHKIFVQGVLWDINSYDQWGVELGKKLGKNILKAMNDDSSIEYQNLDESTRQLIAKVINK from the coding sequence ATGCTATTTTGTGATGATTCTAAAAAATATTTAAAAGAGCAAAATATAAGCTTTAAAAATGAGTTTAGTAAAGATGATAAAAGAGTTGAGAAGTTCTCTCTAAAACATCAAAATATATATTTTGATTATTCAAAAAATCTTATTAATGATTATATTTTAAAATCTCTTTTAGAGTCTGTAGAAAAATCTAACCTTAAAGATAAAATTAAACAGATGTTTAGTGGTGCAAAGATTAATTCTACTGAGCATAGGGCTGTATTACATACAGCATTACGTGATTTATCTGGTACGCCATTAGTTGTTGATGGACAGGATATTCGTCAAGAAGTAATAAAAGAAAAGCAGCGTGTAAAAGACCTTGTTGAAAAAGTAGTGTCTGGTCAGTGGCGCGGTTTCTCTGGTAAAAAAATTACTGATATAATAAATATTGGGATTGGTGGTTCAGATCTTGGTCCTAAAATGGTAGTTAGAGCATTGCAGCCTTATCATTCTACAGGTTTAAAAGTTCACTTTGTTTCAAATGTTGATGCTGACTCGCTATTACAAGCATTACATGTTGTTGATCCTGAGACTACCTTGTTTATCATAGCTTCAAAATCATTCTCAACTGAGGAAACTTTACTAAATTCTATTTCAGCTAGAGAGTGGCTATTAGATCATTATGAGGATGAAAAAGCTGTAGCTAATCATTTTGTTGCGATATCGAGTAAACTGGATAAGGTTAAGGAATTTGGTATAGATTTAGAGCATTGTTATAAAATGTGGGACTGGGTTGGCGGTCGCTATTCATTATGGTCGTCAATCGGTATGTCGATAGCTTTTGCTATAGGCTATGATAATTTTGAGAAATTACTAGCTGGAGCTTACTCTGTAGATAAACATTTCAAAGAAACTGAATTTGCTAAAAATATTCCCGTGATTATGGCATTACTAGCAAGTTATTATAATTGCGCGTATAATAGCCAGTCACAAGCTTTACTTCCTTATGACGAGAGACTTTGCTATTTTGTTGATTATCTTCAGCAAGCAGATATGGAAAGTAATGGTAAATCAGTAAATGTTGCTGGTAAAACTGTCAATTATCAAACTGGAGTTGTACTTTGGGGTGGTGTTGGTACTAACGGTCAGCATGCTTTTCATCAACTTTTACATCAAGGTAATGTTTTTATACCAGTTGATTTTATTGCTGTTGCAACTAGTCATCATAGCTATGATAATCACCAACAAGCTTTACTTGCTAACTGTTTTGCACAGTCACAAGCACTAATGTTTGGACAATCATATGATATGGTTTATAATGAGCTGTTAAAATCTGGTTTAAGCGAGATTCAAGCAAAAGAGCTTGCGGTTCATAAGGTTATACCAGGTAACAGACCAAGTACTACGATTTTACTTGATGAGCTAAGTCCATATAGTCTTGGTGCCTTGATTGCTATGTATGAGCATAAGATATTTGTGCAGGGTGTGTTATGGGATATCAATAGCTATGATCAATGGGGGGTTGAGCTTGGTAAGAAACTTGGTAAGAACATACTAAAAGCTATGAATGATGATTCATCTATTGAGTATCAAAACTTAGATGAATCAACTAGACAGCTAATAGCAAAGGTAATAAATAAATAG
- the guaB gene encoding IMP dehydrogenase produces MLRITQQAITFDDVLLSPRYSNVLPHQVDLKTNITRDIQLNIPLVSAAMDTVTESRLAIAIAQEGGIGIIHKNMSIQAQAQEVKKVKRFENGMVIDPITIKQQSSIKEIMQLAKEHNFSGFPVVDDNNKIIGIVTRRDFRFAKDLDEPVSSIMTPKEKLVTVPEDASQGAIKKKLHEHKIEKLLVVNEQGELVGLITTKDIERSQNKPNACKDSLGRLRVGAAVGTAANTKERVAALAAEGVDIIVVDTAHGHSQGVLDTVKWVKENYPHIQVIGGNIATAEAAKDLVKAGADAVKVGIGPGSICTTRIVAGVGVPQITAIANVAEALKGTGVPVIADGGIRYSGDIAKAIVAGASVVMIGGLFAGTEESPGEVELFQGRSYKSYRGMGSLGAMEKGSSDRYFQSETEAKKFVPEGVEGRVPYKGLLSAVIHQLIGGLKSSMGYTGSKDIQIMRTEPTFVQITGAGFNESHVHNVTITKEPPNYQS; encoded by the coding sequence ATGTTAAGAATTACCCAACAAGCAATCACTTTTGATGATGTATTGCTCTCGCCTAGATATTCAAATGTTCTTCCTCATCAAGTTGATTTGAAGACCAATATAACTAGAGATATTCAGTTAAATATTCCTTTAGTATCTGCAGCTATGGATACAGTTACTGAGTCACGCTTGGCTATTGCAATAGCCCAAGAAGGTGGTATTGGTATTATTCATAAGAATATGTCTATCCAAGCTCAAGCACAAGAAGTTAAAAAGGTAAAAAGATTTGAAAACGGGATGGTGATTGATCCGATTACCATTAAACAACAAAGCTCAATTAAAGAGATTATGCAACTGGCAAAAGAACATAACTTTTCCGGTTTCCCTGTTGTTGACGATAATAATAAAATTATAGGTATTGTCACAAGGCGTGATTTTAGATTTGCAAAAGATTTAGATGAGCCTGTTAGCTCTATTATGACACCTAAAGAAAAGCTTGTAACAGTACCTGAGGATGCTTCTCAAGGAGCGATTAAAAAGAAACTTCATGAGCATAAAATTGAGAAGTTACTTGTAGTTAATGAACAAGGCGAGTTAGTTGGTCTTATTACAACTAAAGATATCGAAAGATCACAAAATAAACCAAATGCTTGTAAAGATTCTCTTGGTCGTTTGAGAGTTGGCGCTGCTGTAGGAACTGCTGCTAATACTAAAGAGCGTGTTGCAGCATTAGCAGCTGAGGGAGTCGATATTATCGTTGTAGATACAGCTCATGGACATTCACAAGGTGTACTAGATACGGTTAAGTGGGTCAAAGAGAATTATCCACATATTCAGGTTATCGGTGGTAATATCGCTACAGCAGAAGCGGCTAAAGACCTTGTTAAAGCTGGTGCGGATGCTGTTAAAGTCGGTATTGGACCTGGTTCAATCTGTACTACCAGAATTGTTGCTGGTGTTGGTGTACCACAAATTACTGCGATAGCTAATGTTGCTGAGGCATTAAAGGGAACTGGAGTACCTGTGATAGCAGATGGTGGTATTAGATATTCTGGAGATATTGCAAAAGCTATAGTTGCTGGAGCATCTGTAGTTATGATTGGTGGGCTTTTTGCAGGTACTGAAGAGTCACCAGGAGAAGTAGAACTTTTCCAAGGTCGCTCTTATAAGTCATATCGTGGTATGGGTTCTCTTGGTGCAATGGAGAAAGGTTCATCTGATAGATATTTCCAAAGTGAAACAGAAGCAAAAAAATTTGTACCAGAAGGTGTTGAAGGTAGAGTGCCATACAAAGGTTTATTATCAGCAGTAATTCATCAGTTAATTGGTGGTTTGAAATCTAGTATGGGCTATACTGGCTCAAAAGATATCCAAATAATGCGAACAGAACCAACATTTGTACAGATTACAGGTGCTGGATTTAATGAATCGCATGTACATAACGTCACGATTACTAAAGAGCCACCTAATTATCAGTCTTAA
- a CDS encoding pilus assembly FimT family protein: protein MIISKNKGFSLVETMVVIAIMTILMMAAISSFTFYYKTFAETRLTNLQKLIEYGVIKARTDSKTVVVCAATPDSFDGTGKLDENSFACENSTSWGDDPIVAFESADGTDIYNPEDTIIANMPQGHGEHIYINLAGNPSSIRINPNGFMATGNGNITYCDRSNKYQAALITNLVGRVVYTDSPTKDGGGLYTCE from the coding sequence ATGATTATAAGTAAAAATAAAGGCTTCTCATTAGTTGAGACTATGGTTGTTATTGCTATCATGACTATACTTATGATGGCTGCAATTAGCTCGTTTACTTTTTACTATAAGACATTTGCTGAAACACGCTTAACTAATTTACAAAAGTTAATAGAATATGGTGTTATTAAAGCTCGTACTGATAGTAAAACTGTTGTTGTATGCGCAGCGACACCAGATAGTTTTGATGGAACTGGCAAGTTAGATGAAAATAGTTTTGCATGTGAAAATTCAACTTCATGGGGTGACGATCCTATCGTAGCATTTGAAAGCGCTGATGGAACTGATATTTATAATCCCGAGGATACAATAATAGCTAATATGCCACAAGGACATGGTGAGCATATCTATATTAATCTAGCAGGAAACCCTAGTTCTATAAGGATTAATCCAAATGGATTTATGGCAACTGGCAATGGTAATATCACATATTGTGACAGATCAAACAAGTATCAGGCCGCGTTGATTACAAATCTAGTTGGTAGGGTAGTATATACTGATAGTCCTACTAAAGATGGTGGTGGATTATATACCTGCGAATAG